The genome window GACCGCTTCTCATGTCCCTTCCCTTCAGCGCGTACTGGAAGCGCACCCTGTCCTTCCTCGGAAGCCCCTCCAAAGTAAAGCGGAAGATGGTGTAGGCTTTCCCGTTCATCAGCTCCGCGAGGTTTTTACCGTGGCGGAGGGAGTAGCCCTCAACCAATACTCCAAGGCTCGCGAGGTTGTTGGGGTCGAAGAGCTCCTCCGGGCTCATGGCCCTAACGTCGAGTTTTTCCCGAGGGATTGCTGTGGAGAGGATCCCCTTCAGCTGGAGGATCAGTTCCCGGAGCTTCAGGGGGGGAAGTTTTCTTTTGGTGAGTATCATCAGGTCTATGTCGTTTGGTTTCTCCTTTCCCAGAACTGTTGAGCCGTAGAGGACTACATC of Thermococcus celericrescens contains these proteins:
- a CDS encoding nucleotidyltransferase domain-containing protein, translating into MTSTDSTPKSDTPFSFPSFWHLRDTVKDFLKSHEEVFDVVLYGSTVLGKEKPNDIDLMILTKRKLPPLKLRELILQLKGILSTAIPREKLDVRAMSPEELFDPNNLASLGVLVEGYSLRHGKNLAELMNGKAYTIFRFTLEGLPRKDRVRFQYALKGRDMRSGLLKELNGEQWGAWVVAVPIQYTYRFREFLGLWGVKYEAFTVLKGADLFYTF